From one Cucurbita pepo subsp. pepo cultivar mu-cu-16 chromosome LG17, ASM280686v2, whole genome shotgun sequence genomic stretch:
- the LOC111778119 gene encoding uncharacterized protein LOC111778119 has protein sequence MANEEGNSNNPSTNNLRIIVERNPSQAKLSLLNIQSWPKWGCSAGKYQLKFEAEETCYLVKGKVKAYAKGSAETEYTEFGAGDLVTIPKGLSCTWDVSVAVDKFYKFESPSSS, from the exons atggccaATGAAGAAGGAAACAGTAACAATCCTTCAACAAACAACCTCAGAATCATCGTAGAAAGGAACCCTTCTCAAGCCAAGCTTTCTCTGCTCAACATCCAGAGCTGGCCAAA GTGGGGCTGCTCGGCGGGGAAATACCAGCTGAAGTTCGAGGCAGAAGAGACGTGCTACTTGGTGAAGGGAAAGGTGAAGGCTTATGCCAAAGGATCGGCTGAGACTGAATATACAGAATTCGGGGCTGGTGATTTGGTCACCATTCCTAAAGGCCTTAGCTGCACTTGGGATGTTTCTGTTGCTGTTGATAAGTTCTACAAGTTTGAATCTCCATCTTCATCTTAA